In the Chitinophagales bacterium genome, one interval contains:
- a CDS encoding T9SS type A sorting domain-containing protein, translating to MKFLSDRFSIILLAAVLLHGNWQLVQAQCTGLVCNGGNCLTGDDWYLVRDSNVISEDFVSVFPGPAFENAAATNLFIIKDIPMAVYGPDKMYDAASDKTFFIDLYFPKNFYTGSKKYPVIVYMNGGGFLNTNKEKLSELATRFAAKGFVVATFNYRTGRLNDSTNICGGDASANQALFRAIQDCRVAMRTVKAIGSKFTNLNGDYHYDLNGAAKFLYLPFIDVNRMIIGGESAGAVTALTTVYYDACDIDESINNENALSPLSFSCGTSSTYTCGGMTAGYDFIFDEQESSGAACKVDFFFPASNSNYLAAPVDKIKAVINVKGGVPEHYLQHCTVPVCPENDEGCFGCAEEPFNLNAKYVANSKADKIPMIAFHGIIDATVPYYHRYQSTYEGSTELINYSDLDNQGCRPFTCTGNNPFPSKGFLFGSRKIYQRLQNKGVCAALFGEAGADHTFDGDGLTRSFIATQTTLFIKSLAFCGDNCQAVFDEDINWSADAASINLSTCMGKIIDVQVTIANLNPVGGAAITSFQVQPFIFKEGDPGNNLINFKKMNKQGPYAISGDNYIYFNFENELGNNFIGAGSAKTITLKDLITSEAINASAGNSYTIGLRLRYPDGSFFHSYTNCSTNVPNELPVIEKSGFTDCLKLNGSETTGNKSLVIYPNPSAGEFIISFSDAPVSIWVSDLQGSEIESWINPEDATLNLGSNYPNGLYLLYATFSDGTILVKKLVKSA from the coding sequence ATGAAATTTTTGTCTGACCGATTCAGCATTATTTTACTGGCAGCCGTCTTGCTTCATGGTAACTGGCAGCTGGTGCAGGCGCAATGTACTGGCCTGGTATGCAATGGAGGCAATTGCCTGACGGGTGATGACTGGTACCTCGTGCGCGACAGTAATGTGATCAGTGAAGATTTTGTAAGTGTTTTCCCGGGACCAGCATTTGAGAATGCGGCCGCTACGAACCTGTTCATTATTAAAGATATTCCGATGGCCGTATACGGACCGGATAAAATGTATGATGCGGCATCAGACAAGACATTTTTTATTGATCTCTACTTCCCCAAAAATTTTTATACGGGATCGAAGAAGTATCCTGTCATAGTTTATATGAATGGCGGAGGTTTTCTGAACACCAACAAAGAGAAACTATCTGAGCTGGCAACGAGGTTTGCTGCCAAAGGTTTTGTGGTGGCCACATTTAATTACAGGACCGGAAGATTGAATGACAGCACCAATATCTGCGGCGGAGATGCGAGTGCTAACCAGGCGCTTTTCAGGGCTATTCAGGATTGCAGGGTTGCGATGCGCACCGTAAAGGCAATCGGTTCAAAATTTACCAATTTGAACGGTGATTACCATTACGATCTGAACGGAGCGGCTAAGTTTCTCTATCTGCCATTTATTGATGTAAACAGGATGATTATCGGTGGTGAAAGTGCCGGAGCAGTAACTGCATTAACAACTGTGTATTATGATGCCTGCGATATTGATGAATCGATAAACAATGAAAATGCATTGAGTCCATTGTCTTTCTCTTGCGGAACCAGCAGCACTTATACCTGTGGCGGCATGACAGCAGGATATGATTTTATATTCGATGAACAGGAAAGCAGCGGTGCTGCCTGTAAGGTTGATTTCTTTTTTCCTGCTTCGAACAGCAACTACCTTGCAGCACCGGTGGATAAAATAAAAGCGGTTATTAATGTGAAAGGCGGTGTGCCCGAGCATTATCTTCAACACTGCACGGTACCTGTTTGCCCTGAGAATGATGAAGGGTGTTTTGGATGTGCGGAAGAACCGTTTAACCTGAATGCAAAGTATGTGGCAAACAGTAAGGCCGACAAAATACCGATGATTGCTTTTCATGGAATCATTGATGCAACGGTTCCGTATTATCACCGTTATCAGTCAACCTATGAAGGCAGCACCGAGTTGATTAATTATTCAGATCTCGACAACCAGGGATGCAGGCCATTTACCTGCACCGGCAATAATCCTTTTCCGTCGAAGGGCTTCTTATTTGGTTCCAGGAAAATTTATCAGCGACTACAAAACAAAGGGGTATGTGCCGCGCTGTTCGGCGAAGCAGGCGCTGACCATACTTTCGACGGTGATGGATTGACCAGGTCATTTATTGCAACGCAAACAACATTGTTCATTAAGAGTCTTGCTTTTTGCGGCGACAATTGCCAGGCTGTATTTGATGAGGATATCAACTGGTCTGCTGACGCGGCATCGATTAACCTGAGCACCTGCATGGGGAAAATAATTGATGTTCAGGTTACCATTGCCAACCTCAATCCTGTGGGTGGCGCTGCAATCACGAGTTTCCAGGTGCAGCCATTCATCTTCAAAGAGGGAGATCCGGGAAATAACCTCATCAATTTCAAGAAAATGAACAAACAGGGGCCTTACGCAATATCCGGTGATAATTATATCTACTTCAATTTTGAAAATGAGTTAGGAAATAACTTCATCGGTGCCGGAAGTGCAAAAACGATAACATTGAAAGATCTGATTACATCGGAAGCTATCAATGCTTCGGCCGGTAACAGCTACACCATTGGCCTTCGCCTGCGTTATCCTGACGGTTCTTTTTTTCATAGTTATACCAACTGTTCCACCAATGTGCCCAATGAGTTGCCGGTGATTGAAAAAAGTGGATTTACAGATTGTTTAAAACTGAATGGTTCAGAAACAACCGGCAATAAGTCATTGGTTATTTATCCAAATCCTTCAGCAGGGGAGTTTATTATCTCATTTTCCGATGCACCTGTAAGTATTTGGGTTTCGGACTTACAGGGATCTGAAATTGAATCCTGGATAAATCCTGAAGATGCAACGCTGAACCTCGGAAGCAACTACCCGAATGGTTTATATTTACTCTACGCTACCTTTTCCGATGGTACAATACTGGTTAAGAAATTAGTCAAGTCAGCGTAA
- a CDS encoding RNA polymerase sigma factor produces MTAENQQDFLTRYQPLHERFTRYCSSNAYGLMETEDLVQDTILATLQHYDRIKDKDKLLPYMIGIANNMVRNLLRRQKFKAAYDEKTALRLESKFGSPEVAMDVHYLYKALNQLSLKEKEAVILFEVNGFSIREISEIQGSSEGAIKTRLSRARQKLKELLNDERPALPSAAATKMLFTICL; encoded by the coding sequence ATGACTGCTGAAAACCAACAGGATTTTTTAACCCGTTATCAACCGCTGCACGAACGATTCACCCGTTATTGCAGCAGTAATGCCTATGGGCTGATGGAAACTGAAGACCTGGTACAGGATACCATCCTGGCCACGCTGCAGCACTATGACCGGATAAAGGACAAGGATAAATTACTGCCTTACATGATTGGCATCGCCAATAACATGGTCAGAAACCTGCTGCGGCGTCAGAAATTCAAAGCAGCCTATGACGAAAAAACGGCTTTAAGACTGGAGAGCAAGTTCGGCAGCCCTGAAGTGGCGATGGATGTTCACTATCTCTACAAAGCATTGAATCAATTGTCACTAAAAGAAAAAGAAGCTGTCATACTATTTGAAGTCAATGGATTCAGCATCCGCGAAATCAGTGAAATACAAGGTAGCAGTGAGGGCGCCATTAAAACGAGGCTGAGCCGTGCCCGTCAAAAGCTGAAAGAATTGCTCAATGATGAAAGGCCGGCCTTACCATCAGCTGCTGCAACAAAAATGCTTTTCACCATTTGCCTGTAA
- a CDS encoding hemolysin family protein, which produces MEYLIILFLTIFNGLFAMAEVALISSRKIRLEKLARHGNWRAKMAYNLAKDPHRFLPTVQIGMTAVSIIAGAYGGTEVADRLSSDFSQLAWLGEYANVLGFVVTIVTTTFLTLVLGELVPKTIGMTRPEPIAMALAPLMQLLYYVASPFIWLLSISTKFILRTIRLNKKTNEPPVTEDELKHLIEQGRQYGILEQQESDMMRSIFRTADRNASTLMTHRNDIVWIDSDATLEDIHKLIEQSVHSNFPVCKKNLDNIVGIATIKDILIQISKHQPWNLADLIKQPLYVPESMPALELLENFRNTGNHVSLVLNEYGSLEGIVTLHDVVESIFGNIRVTNQQVQEEAVKRADGSWLIDGMMQTHDWSELLQLPELSEEETGNYNTLGGFMMHHLGKIPKETDSFNFRNYCFEVMDMDGKRVDKVLVKKTGEVTAGQE; this is translated from the coding sequence ATGGAATACCTTATCATACTGTTTTTAACCATCTTCAACGGATTATTTGCCATGGCAGAAGTGGCGTTAATCTCTTCCCGTAAAATACGGCTTGAAAAGCTGGCCAGGCACGGCAACTGGCGTGCGAAAATGGCTTACAACCTCGCAAAAGATCCTCACCGTTTCCTTCCTACCGTTCAGATCGGCATGACTGCGGTTAGTATTATAGCCGGAGCTTATGGTGGTACTGAAGTAGCTGACCGTCTTTCCTCTGACTTCTCACAACTTGCATGGCTTGGTGAGTACGCTAATGTGCTTGGGTTTGTGGTTACCATTGTTACCACCACCTTTCTTACTCTTGTTTTAGGAGAACTTGTTCCAAAAACAATTGGCATGACAAGGCCGGAACCAATAGCCATGGCGCTGGCTCCATTGATGCAGTTATTGTATTACGTGGCTTCACCGTTTATCTGGCTGTTAAGCATTTCCACCAAGTTTATACTGCGTACCATCAGGCTCAACAAGAAAACAAATGAACCTCCTGTAACGGAAGATGAGTTGAAACACCTGATAGAACAAGGACGGCAATACGGAATACTTGAGCAGCAGGAATCTGACATGATGCGAAGTATTTTCCGCACAGCAGACAGAAATGCAAGCACCCTTATGACGCATCGTAACGACATCGTGTGGATAGACAGCGACGCTACGCTGGAAGATATACATAAGCTGATTGAACAAAGCGTGCATAGTAATTTCCCGGTCTGCAAAAAAAACCTCGACAACATCGTTGGTATTGCTACGATCAAGGATATCCTGATTCAGATCAGTAAGCATCAGCCGTGGAACCTGGCTGATCTTATCAAGCAACCACTGTATGTTCCGGAATCAATGCCTGCATTGGAACTGCTGGAGAATTTCCGGAATACGGGTAACCATGTCAGCCTGGTGCTCAATGAATACGGATCACTCGAAGGCATTGTAACACTGCACGACGTCGTGGAATCCATTTTCGGCAATATCCGTGTAACGAATCAGCAGGTGCAGGAAGAAGCGGTGAAACGAGCCGACGGCTCATGGCTGATTGATGGTATGATGCAGACACATGACTGGAGTGAATTACTACAGCTGCCGGAACTCTCTGAAGAAGAAACCGGCAACTACAATACCCTGGGAGGATTTATGATGCATCACCTCGGCAAGATTCCGAAAGAAACTGACAGTTTTAACTTCCGGAATTATTGTTTTGAAGTGATGGATATGGATGGAAAAAGAGTGGATAAGGTGCTCGTGAAAAAAACAGGAGAAGTAACAGCCGGGCAGGAGTAA
- a CDS encoding lamin tail domain-containing protein: MQHFSKFFILLNLLSAIAVAQPCSDLFISEYVEGSSFNKAIEIYNPTTAAVQMDGYQLLLFSNGGDSASFKLKLHGSLASHDVYVIVHPQADATLLLPLADTTNIVCNWNGNDAILLVNNNAGDTIDGIGVVGEDPGSEWLVSGGSTKDHTLVRTVETQEGTLDWSTGSQQWYAYAQNDFSQLGSHDVNTCPAANPQISISADSTSIPENAGTFFVKVNILNPNTNATSCQVKVTGGSATQGTDYTFTEQTVTFPANNGDPVLVSVPVTNDGISEPDESITFTLQNPTNGATFSASSLTMTIIDDDGLGINAANQYTLKAYPNPAGNVLHIASPYASGEITLQNLLGENVLLQTFSSRQTNLDVEQLPAGIYLLKISNGTSVLLQQVVKN; encoded by the coding sequence ATGCAACACTTCTCCAAATTTTTCATCCTGTTGAATTTATTAAGTGCCATTGCTGTGGCGCAGCCTTGTTCCGACCTGTTTATCTCTGAATATGTAGAAGGCAGTTCATTTAACAAAGCCATCGAGATCTATAATCCCACCACGGCTGCAGTGCAGATGGACGGCTATCAGCTGCTGTTGTTTTCCAACGGCGGCGATTCCGCATCTTTCAAATTAAAGTTGCATGGTAGCCTGGCGAGTCATGATGTGTATGTGATTGTCCACCCGCAGGCTGATGCGACACTCTTGCTGCCATTGGCCGACACGACCAATATTGTTTGTAACTGGAATGGGAACGATGCCATTTTGCTGGTCAACAATAATGCAGGAGATACGATTGACGGTATTGGTGTGGTGGGTGAGGATCCGGGATCAGAATGGCTGGTATCCGGCGGTTCCACAAAAGACCATACGCTGGTGCGTACTGTGGAGACGCAGGAAGGCACGCTTGATTGGAGTACAGGCAGTCAGCAGTGGTATGCCTATGCACAGAATGATTTTTCGCAGCTCGGCAGTCATGATGTAAATACTTGTCCTGCGGCCAATCCGCAAATATCCATATCGGCAGACAGCACTTCCATTCCGGAAAATGCGGGAACATTTTTCGTGAAGGTCAATATTCTTAACCCAAATACTAATGCCACATCCTGCCAGGTTAAGGTGACTGGCGGCTCTGCTACGCAGGGCACTGATTATACGTTCACGGAACAGACTGTAACATTCCCTGCAAACAACGGAGATCCTGTATTGGTATCGGTACCGGTCACCAATGATGGAATTTCTGAACCGGATGAATCTATAACATTTACATTGCAGAATCCGACAAACGGCGCCACTTTCAGCGCATCATCACTGACGATGACTATAATTGATGACGATGGTTTGGGAATAAATGCTGCGAACCAGTATACATTGAAGGCCTATCCGAATCCGGCTGGAAATGTGCTGCACATAGCATCACCTTACGCATCAGGTGAAATAACCTTGCAGAATCTTTTAGGAGAAAATGTGTTGTTGCAGACTTTTAGCAGCAGGCAAACCAACCTGGATGTAGAGCAACTTCCTGCTGGAATTTATTTATTAAAAATCAGCAATGGTACTTCTGTTTTGCTGCAGCAAGTGGTGAAAAATTAG
- a CDS encoding PspC domain-containing protein: protein MQKRLIKGEKKLFGVCSGIGNYFDIDPTIVRVLFVFGFLAFGSGLLLYLILAIAMPDK from the coding sequence ATGCAAAAGAGATTGATAAAAGGGGAGAAAAAACTGTTTGGGGTTTGCAGCGGTATCGGAAACTACTTTGATATTGATCCAACCATTGTACGTGTACTGTTTGTTTTTGGATTTCTCGCATTTGGCTCCGGTCTTTTGCTGTACCTGATCCTGGCGATTGCCATGCCCGATAAATAA
- a CDS encoding aromatic ring-hydroxylating dioxygenase subunit alpha, with product MLHIDDDITRASTLPASFYTDREYFELCREKIFARSWQLAGNLEDVKTPGQTYPFILLPGCLDEPLLLTRDTDDQLHCMSNVCTHRGNLICEHGGIEKNLRCRYHGRRFGLDGKFTGMPEFDDVKNFPSEKDDLPRVAFESWGGHLFVSLFPAFSFQDAFSEMIQRIPWLNPTDYRFSAHHSKDYLVNANWALYCENYLEGFHIPFVHASLNQVLDYGAYAYEIYAYSNLQLGYARPGEETFRIPAGSPDHGKHIAAYYYWIFPNMMFNFYPWGLSVNIVKPLAPAQTKVSFLTYIADQEKFERGVAAMTDRVEREDEAIVENVQRGVRSRLYHSGRYSPTKERGTHHFHQLIAKFLQ from the coding sequence ATGCTCCACATTGACGATGACATCACGCGGGCATCTACCTTACCTGCTTCATTTTATACCGACAGGGAATATTTTGAATTATGCAGGGAGAAAATATTTGCCAGGAGCTGGCAACTGGCCGGTAACCTGGAAGATGTAAAAACTCCGGGTCAGACTTATCCTTTCATTCTTTTGCCCGGTTGCCTCGATGAACCGCTGTTACTGACCCGTGATACGGATGATCAGTTGCATTGCATGTCGAATGTATGCACACACCGCGGGAACCTAATCTGCGAGCATGGTGGTATCGAAAAAAATCTCCGTTGCCGTTATCATGGGCGAAGATTCGGACTTGATGGAAAATTCACCGGCATGCCGGAATTTGACGACGTAAAGAATTTTCCTTCTGAAAAAGATGATTTGCCGCGTGTGGCATTTGAATCATGGGGCGGGCACCTGTTTGTATCGCTCTTTCCGGCTTTTTCCTTTCAGGATGCTTTTAGTGAAATGATACAGCGGATACCATGGCTCAACCCAACCGACTATCGCTTCAGCGCTCATCATTCAAAAGATTACCTGGTGAATGCCAATTGGGCTTTGTATTGCGAGAATTACCTCGAAGGATTTCATATTCCATTTGTGCATGCCTCGCTTAACCAGGTGCTTGACTATGGAGCTTATGCGTATGAAATTTATGCTTACTCCAATCTGCAACTGGGTTATGCCAGGCCGGGTGAGGAGACATTCAGGATTCCGGCAGGTTCACCGGATCATGGAAAACATATTGCCGCTTATTATTACTGGATTTTCCCCAATATGATGTTCAACTTTTATCCATGGGGACTGTCAGTAAATATCGTCAAACCGCTGGCACCAGCTCAAACAAAAGTTTCATTCCTGACCTATATTGCTGACCAGGAGAAATTTGAGCGAGGCGTGGCAGCGATGACGGACCGTGTGGAAAGAGAAGATGAAGCGATTGTGGAAAATGTTCAGCGCGGGGTTCGTTCAAGGTTGTATCACAGCGGCCGATATTCACCAACAAAAGAAAGAGGCACCCATCATTTCCATCAGCTCATCGCCAAGTTTTTGCAGTAG
- a CDS encoding YebC/PmpR family DNA-binding transcriptional regulator, translated as MGRIFETRKHKIYARMDKMAKAFTKVGKEVAIAVKEGGPDPNNNPRLRAAIQNAKGVNMPKDRVDAAIKRAVSKDASNYEEVTYEGYGPHGVALIVDCATDNTTRTVANVRMHFSKGNGNLGTSNSVQFLFERKGVFKIAREGVNLEELELDLIDFGAEDIDADEHEIYIYTRFADFGSMQKGLESKNIVPVSSEKQWIPLNTKEVTVAEAEDVAKLIGMLEDDDDVLAVYHTMA; from the coding sequence ATGGGAAGAATATTTGAAACGCGCAAGCATAAGATCTATGCGCGTATGGACAAGATGGCCAAGGCATTTACCAAGGTTGGTAAAGAAGTGGCAATTGCTGTTAAAGAAGGTGGCCCGGATCCGAACAACAATCCCCGTTTAAGGGCGGCTATTCAGAATGCAAAAGGCGTTAATATGCCCAAAGACAGGGTGGATGCGGCTATCAAGCGTGCTGTATCAAAAGATGCCAGTAACTATGAAGAAGTAACATATGAAGGGTACGGTCCGCATGGCGTGGCATTAATTGTGGATTGTGCAACCGATAATACCACACGAACAGTGGCTAATGTAAGAATGCATTTTTCTAAAGGCAACGGAAACCTGGGAACAAGCAATTCAGTACAATTCCTTTTCGAGCGTAAAGGAGTATTTAAGATTGCCAGGGAAGGCGTCAACCTGGAAGAACTCGAGCTTGACCTGATTGACTTTGGAGCGGAAGATATTGATGCAGATGAGCATGAGATATACATCTACACGCGATTTGCTGATTTTGGCTCGATGCAAAAGGGGCTGGAATCAAAAAATATTGTTCCGGTCAGCAGTGAGAAGCAATGGATTCCGCTTAACACGAAAGAGGTTACAGTGGCGGAAGCCGAAGATGTGGCAAAGCTGATCGGCATGCTGGAAGATGATGATGATGTTTTGGCCGTATATCATACCATGGCATAA
- a CDS encoding acyl-CoA carboxylase subunit beta: MDKADLQFNKNEDQNLLLLSEVRSRLEKIKSGGGKKNIEKQHEKGKLTARERINYLLDKERPVLEIGAFAGYEMYEEQGGCPAGGVIVVMGYVSGKQCLVVANDATVKAGAWFPVTAKKNLRAQEIAMENRLPVIYLVDSAGVFLPMQDEIFPDKEHFGRIFRNNAQMSSMGITQIAAVMGSCVAGGAYLPIMSDEAMIVDKTGSIFLAGPFLVKAAIGEDVDQETLGGATTHAEISGVTDYKCKNDQECLDRIRSIMNKTGDYEKAGFNRIAAAPPGMNEKELYGLLPTDSSKQYDMHEIIERLVDDSTYDEYKAGYGKSIVCCYARVDGWAVGIVANQRKVVKNKKGEMQFGGVIYSDSADKATRFIMNCNQKKIPLVFLQDVTGFMVGSKSEHGGIIKDGAKMVNAVANSVVPKITIIIGNSYGAGNYAMCGKAYDPRIIVGWPTSKIAVMGGAQAANVLLQIQVASLKAKGEVITPEAESKLLDEIKQRYDRQTSPYYAAARLWIDAIIDPLETRKVISMTIEAANHAPVTRPFNVGVIQT; encoded by the coding sequence ATGGATAAAGCGGATTTACAATTCAACAAAAACGAAGACCAGAACCTGTTGCTATTAAGTGAGGTGCGTTCCAGACTTGAAAAAATAAAATCAGGCGGCGGAAAAAAAAATATTGAAAAGCAGCATGAGAAAGGAAAGCTGACTGCCCGTGAACGGATCAACTACCTGCTGGATAAGGAAAGGCCTGTGCTGGAAATTGGCGCATTCGCCGGTTATGAAATGTATGAAGAACAAGGAGGCTGTCCGGCCGGCGGTGTAATTGTGGTCATGGGTTATGTGTCCGGCAAACAATGCCTGGTTGTTGCCAATGATGCTACCGTGAAAGCCGGTGCCTGGTTTCCTGTTACTGCCAAGAAAAACCTGCGTGCTCAGGAAATTGCCATGGAAAACCGGCTTCCCGTCATCTATCTCGTGGATAGCGCAGGAGTCTTCTTGCCTATGCAGGATGAGATCTTTCCTGATAAGGAACACTTCGGAAGGATATTCCGCAACAATGCGCAGATGAGTTCAATGGGTATCACACAGATTGCCGCTGTCATGGGCAGCTGTGTAGCGGGTGGCGCTTACCTGCCGATCATGAGCGACGAAGCAATGATCGTGGATAAGACAGGTTCCATCTTCCTGGCAGGCCCTTTTCTGGTGAAGGCGGCTATCGGTGAAGATGTAGATCAGGAAACATTAGGCGGCGCAACAACGCATGCAGAAATATCCGGCGTCACCGATTATAAATGTAAGAACGATCAGGAATGCCTCGACCGCATCAGGAGTATCATGAATAAAACAGGTGACTATGAAAAAGCGGGCTTCAACCGGATTGCTGCTGCGCCACCCGGCATGAATGAAAAAGAATTGTATGGGTTGCTCCCTACCGACAGCAGTAAGCAGTATGATATGCATGAGATCATTGAAAGGCTGGTTGATGATTCAACATACGATGAGTACAAAGCAGGCTACGGGAAATCCATTGTATGTTGTTATGCACGAGTCGATGGCTGGGCTGTTGGTATTGTGGCTAATCAGCGTAAGGTGGTGAAAAACAAGAAAGGTGAAATGCAATTCGGTGGTGTTATCTATTCTGATTCAGCAGATAAAGCCACACGATTTATCATGAATTGTAACCAGAAAAAAATACCCCTGGTATTTCTGCAGGACGTTACCGGTTTTATGGTGGGATCAAAATCCGAACATGGCGGGATCATAAAAGACGGAGCAAAAATGGTGAATGCCGTTGCCAACAGCGTTGTGCCAAAGATTACAATCATTATAGGAAACAGCTATGGGGCAGGAAATTATGCCATGTGCGGTAAAGCTTATGATCCGCGCATCATTGTTGGCTGGCCTACTTCCAAGATTGCAGTAATGGGTGGAGCACAGGCTGCCAATGTATTGTTACAGATACAGGTGGCTTCGCTGAAAGCCAAAGGAGAAGTCATCACGCCTGAAGCAGAATCAAAATTGCTGGATGAAATAAAACAACGGTACGACCGCCAAACATCTCCCTATTATGCTGCTGCCCGACTTTGGATTGATGCCATCATTGATCCGCTTGAAACCCGCAAAGTAATCTCAATGACTATAGAAGCGGCTAATCACGCACCGGTTACGCGGCCATTCAATGTTGGTGTAATTCAAACGTAA
- a CDS encoding T9SS type A sorting domain-containing protein, which produces MKIVRYLTGFFAIATVNICLGQVPPIQWQKTYGNSGNEVLHSIVSTADGNYLVMGIADVNGGDVSCSLKGLHDVWVYKMTPSGNVIWQQCFGGSKEEANPYNKIIATSDGGSLFISESWSKDFDATGHHKYSDVLTIKLDASGNIQWKHSFGGKKYDVPRALLELPGKRYVIVSRSTSSDGDVPDNIDPLKFDAWVFILDKNGNIISNHVYGGTGDDDLHQILQTADGNLLLFGFSSSQDGDLAGLSTNGTDGWLLKIDTLGNVLDSRVYGQANKEEMYDALKTNDGGYMVFGVTENPIVPVDKGSYHGDDDLWAVKLDNAYNMQWQGVYGGSDRETMMQGVIAPGNSGYYLAGGTYSDDGDVTKPSGNGNDEYVIKISPAGTLLWSFTHGGTAKDYANGITPTGLIAGVAYSTDGDVQNPKGNGDGWIYKFKDSKNGMAARPSESDDFALDGQPVFSYPNPASDVLNIQLQYESNSLTIMLSDLTGRTVYRQAGIDAVDKLTYDIPVSGLPAGIYMLRVSGDILLYTEKIMVMH; this is translated from the coding sequence ATGAAGATCGTCAGATATTTAACAGGATTTTTTGCAATTGCCACGGTGAACATTTGCCTTGGGCAGGTACCGCCAATACAGTGGCAGAAGACGTATGGCAACAGCGGCAATGAGGTGTTGCACAGCATCGTTTCTACGGCCGACGGGAACTACCTGGTGATGGGCATAGCGGATGTAAACGGTGGCGATGTATCCTGTAGTCTTAAAGGATTGCATGATGTATGGGTATATAAAATGACACCTTCCGGAAATGTGATCTGGCAGCAGTGTTTTGGCGGGAGCAAGGAAGAGGCGAATCCATACAATAAAATCATTGCCACCAGCGATGGTGGAAGCCTGTTCATCTCTGAATCATGGTCAAAAGATTTTGATGCAACCGGCCATCACAAATACAGTGATGTGCTCACAATCAAGCTGGATGCTTCGGGTAATATTCAATGGAAACATTCATTCGGCGGAAAAAAATATGATGTGCCGAGGGCACTGCTTGAACTGCCGGGAAAACGTTACGTGATTGTATCCCGCAGTACATCTTCCGACGGAGATGTGCCGGACAACATCGATCCGTTGAAGTTTGATGCCTGGGTGTTTATCCTTGACAAGAACGGAAATATCATTTCCAACCATGTCTATGGCGGAACCGGCGATGATGATCTGCACCAGATACTGCAAACCGCTGATGGCAATCTCCTCTTGTTTGGTTTCAGTTCATCACAGGATGGCGACCTTGCCGGATTAAGCACAAATGGCACTGATGGCTGGCTCCTCAAAATTGATACGCTGGGCAATGTGCTCGACAGCAGGGTATATGGCCAGGCAAACAAGGAAGAGATGTATGATGCGCTTAAAACAAATGATGGTGGTTACATGGTTTTTGGTGTAACGGAGAATCCCATCGTTCCGGTGGATAAAGGCAGCTATCATGGCGACGATGACCTTTGGGCTGTAAAACTTGACAATGCTTACAACATGCAGTGGCAGGGTGTATACGGAGGATCAGATCGTGAAACAATGATGCAGGGAGTTATTGCGCCCGGTAACAGCGGATACTATCTGGCAGGCGGCACGTATTCGGATGACGGAGATGTTACAAAGCCTTCCGGCAATGGCAATGATGAATATGTGATTAAGATCTCGCCGGCCGGAACACTACTTTGGTCCTTTACACACGGAGGCACTGCAAAGGATTACGCCAATGGCATCACCCCTACAGGATTGATAGCGGGTGTGGCTTATTCCACTGACGGAGATGTGCAAAACCCAAAAGGCAATGGCGACGGATGGATTTATAAGTTCAAAGATTCGAAAAACGGAATGGCAGCAAGGCCGTCTGAATCTGATGATTTTGCTTTGGATGGTCAGCCGGTGTTTTCTTATCCTAACCCTGCTTCTGATGTACTGAATATTCAATTGCAGTACGAAAGCAATTCACTGACGATAATGTTATCAGATTTAACAGGAAGAACGGTCTACCGTCAGGCCGGCATTGACGCCGTTGATAAATTAACGTATGATATTCCCGTTTCCGGTTTGCCGGCAGGGATATACATGCTTAGGGTAAGCGGTGACATTTTACTGTATACAGAAAAAATTATGGTGATGCATTGA